The following proteins come from a genomic window of Pseudomonas hygromyciniae:
- a CDS encoding IclR family transcriptional regulator produces MTEDTIKRRAKGLDRAFDILDFLKEVGQPLRPNDIASGIGSPKSTVYELVASLLERRILETVGQDGHVYLGRQLYFLGQAHLRHFDLTREADHALQAIVSQTRETAQMCLLNGRKYTVALMREGERHFRISSDIGENAPIPWTASGRLLLGHLSDQQIIDLIDHDDFILPDGQRLPLDTFLGQIRQASLDGFFSFDSVADTFTHCFAAPVRDAQGIAIATLCIVAPRADAQNHYNDYRRVLIDSANHLARRINE; encoded by the coding sequence ATGACCGAAGACACCATCAAGCGCCGTGCAAAAGGCCTGGACCGGGCGTTCGATATCCTCGATTTTCTCAAGGAAGTCGGCCAGCCCCTGCGCCCCAACGATATTGCCAGTGGCATCGGCAGCCCCAAATCCACAGTCTACGAACTGGTTGCCTCCCTGCTGGAGCGGCGGATTCTCGAAACTGTGGGCCAGGACGGCCACGTCTACCTGGGGCGCCAGCTGTACTTCCTCGGCCAGGCGCACTTGCGCCATTTTGACCTGACTCGCGAGGCCGATCACGCGTTGCAGGCGATCGTCAGCCAAACCCGCGAGACCGCGCAGATGTGCCTGCTCAACGGGCGCAAGTACACGGTGGCGCTGATGCGCGAGGGCGAGCGGCATTTCCGGATTTCTTCGGATATCGGTGAAAACGCACCGATCCCCTGGACCGCCTCCGGGCGCTTGCTGCTGGGGCATTTGAGCGACCAGCAGATCATCGACCTGATCGACCACGATGACTTCATCCTGCCGGATGGCCAGCGCCTGCCCCTGGACACCTTCCTCGGGCAGATCCGCCAGGCCAGCCTCGATGGTTTCTTTTCCTTCGACAGTGTTGCCGACACCTTTACCCACTGCTTTGCCGCCCCGGTGCGCGATGCCCAGGGCATCGCCATTGCGACCCTGTGCATCGTCGCCCCACGGGCCGACGCCCAGAACCATTACAACGACTACCGCCGGGTGCTGATCGACAGCGCCAACCACCTGGCCCGTCGTATCAATGAATAG
- a CDS encoding thioredoxin family protein, which yields MGLINTVIDDADAYRRALQTQRTVFMLFVSPQCPACGAAKPLFSKVASRYRRQAALYVLDTTQTPRHPDVTGTPTLLILKNGRLVETLKGFGPWETQEQTLKKTFERHTRGVPTKRARPR from the coding sequence ATGGGACTGATCAACACAGTGATCGATGACGCGGATGCGTATAGACGAGCGCTGCAGACACAGCGCACGGTGTTCATGCTCTTTGTATCGCCCCAGTGCCCGGCATGCGGTGCGGCCAAGCCACTGTTCAGTAAAGTGGCCAGCCGCTATCGCCGCCAGGCAGCCCTTTATGTGCTCGATACCACCCAGACGCCTCGGCATCCCGACGTCACCGGCACACCGACGCTGCTGATACTGAAAAACGGCAGGCTGGTCGAAACACTCAAAGGGTTCGGCCCCTGGGAAACCCAGGAGCAGACCCTGAAGAAAACCTTCGAGCGGCACACCCGTGGTGTGCCGACCAAAAGGGCCAGGCCCCGTTAA
- a CDS encoding TerC family protein: MEWLADPTAWLGLLTLIVLELVLGIDNLVFIAILADKLPPEQRDRARLIGLSLALIMRLGLLASISWLVTLTQPLFEVFDKSFSGRDLIMLFGGVFLLFKATMELHERLEGHVTERTGNAAYAMFWPIVAQIVVLDAVFSLDAVITAVGMVDELAVMMIAVIVSIGVMIVASKPLTRFVNAHPTVIMLCLGFLMMIGFALTAEGLGFHIPKGYLYAAIGFSILIEVFNQIARARRKKSAQGLRPIRERTAHAVMRLLGGRSLAVEEVGEDVTDLLDGGDNPQGPLFDRRERIMISGVLQLAERPIRTLMTPRANVDYIDLADDAETIRLKLMHSSYSRLPLIRNGAVDEPLGFVHKKELLKEYLAGNEPNLEHLARRAINLLDSFSILNALEQMRQESTHIAFVINEFGDFMGVLSMTDILESIAGELPDASEVEGPDIVEEQGGYRANGALNLNLIRQRTGFQAMATEDYQTLAGLVMSLLDRLPVVGDSLEYAGWRLTVAAVEERRVTQVLLTPVAVG; the protein is encoded by the coding sequence ATGGAATGGTTAGCGGATCCAACGGCCTGGCTCGGCCTGTTGACCTTGATTGTGCTGGAACTGGTATTGGGCATCGACAACCTGGTGTTTATCGCGATCCTGGCGGACAAGCTGCCACCGGAGCAGCGTGACCGTGCGCGGTTGATTGGTCTGTCCCTGGCGCTGATCATGCGCCTGGGCTTGTTGGCGAGTATTTCCTGGTTGGTCACCTTGACCCAGCCGTTGTTCGAGGTGTTCGACAAGAGCTTCTCCGGACGTGACCTGATCATGTTGTTTGGTGGTGTGTTCCTGTTGTTCAAGGCCACCATGGAATTGCATGAGCGGCTCGAAGGGCATGTCACCGAACGCACCGGCAATGCGGCCTACGCGATGTTCTGGCCGATCGTGGCGCAGATCGTGGTGCTGGACGCGGTGTTCTCCCTCGACGCGGTGATTACTGCGGTCGGCATGGTGGATGAACTGGCGGTGATGATGATCGCGGTGATCGTGTCCATCGGCGTAATGATCGTGGCCAGCAAGCCGCTGACCCGCTTCGTCAACGCGCACCCGACGGTGATCATGCTGTGCCTGGGCTTCTTGATGATGATCGGTTTTGCCCTGACTGCCGAAGGCCTGGGCTTCCATATCCCCAAAGGCTACCTGTACGCGGCCATCGGTTTCTCGATCCTGATCGAGGTGTTTAACCAGATCGCCCGGGCGCGCCGCAAGAAGTCGGCGCAAGGCCTGCGGCCGATCCGTGAGCGTACGGCCCATGCGGTCATGCGCCTGCTGGGTGGTCGCAGCCTGGCGGTGGAAGAAGTGGGTGAAGACGTTACCGACCTGCTCGATGGCGGCGATAACCCTCAAGGCCCGCTGTTCGACCGTCGCGAACGGATCATGATCAGCGGCGTGTTGCAGTTGGCCGAACGGCCGATCCGCACCTTGATGACCCCGCGGGCGAATGTCGACTACATCGACTTGGCCGACGACGCGGAGACGATTCGCCTGAAGCTGATGCACTCGTCCTACTCGCGCTTACCGCTGATTCGCAACGGTGCGGTGGATGAGCCTTTGGGCTTCGTGCATAAGAAGGAGCTGCTCAAGGAGTACCTGGCCGGCAATGAGCCGAACCTGGAACACCTGGCGCGACGAGCGATCAACCTGCTCGACAGCTTCTCGATCCTCAACGCTCTGGAACAGATGCGCCAGGAGTCGACGCACATTGCCTTCGTGATCAACGAGTTCGGCGACTTCATGGGGGTGTTGAGCATGACCGACATTCTTGAGTCCATCGCCGGTGAGTTGCCGGATGCCAGTGAAGTGGAAGGTCCGGATATCGTCGAAGAGCAGGGCGGTTACCGCGCCAATGGCGCGTTGAACCTGAACCTGATCCGCCAGCGCACCGGTTTCCAGGCGATGGCCACCGAGGATTACCAGACCCTCGCCGGCCTGGTCATGAGCCTGTTGGATCGCCTGCCGGTGGTGGGCGACAGCCTGGAGTACGCAGGCTGGCGCCTGACCGTGGCAGCGGTGGAGGAGCGGCGGGTGACGCAGGTGTTGCTGACTCCTGTCGCCGTGGGTTAA
- a CDS encoding sugar-binding transcriptional regulator codes for MSDSTLRTASDIDLMTEVAMLYYLENVTQEAIAKRFDLSRAKVSRLLKRARDEGIVEVRVLQHPAMNNELEQALVERFQLDRALIAVDHSDADTQRSAVASLVANYLNKTLGDGMIVAVGMGRNVGAVADNVFLPVTRNCTFVCAIGGSLKAGEYMNPDHICRRLALRFGGESESLYAPALVANPELRSVLISNDTVRSTLDRARRADMALIGIGDMSENSNMVRMGWFSPQEIAQARLSGTVGDMMGYDFIDIHGQPAVNAIQGRVIGLTVQELFRIPDVVAIASENTKAAATLGALRSGVINTLATTVTNAHTILALDDATRKT; via the coding sequence ATGAGTGACAGCACCCTGCGCACCGCCAGCGATATCGATCTGATGACCGAAGTGGCGATGCTCTATTACCTTGAGAACGTCACTCAGGAAGCCATCGCCAAGCGGTTTGACCTGTCCCGGGCCAAAGTCAGCCGGCTGCTCAAGCGTGCGCGTGATGAAGGGATTGTCGAAGTGCGGGTGTTGCAGCATCCGGCAATGAACAATGAACTGGAGCAGGCGCTGGTGGAGCGCTTCCAGTTGGACCGCGCGTTGATCGCGGTCGATCACAGCGACGCCGACACCCAGCGCTCCGCCGTGGCCAGCCTGGTGGCCAACTACCTGAACAAGACCCTGGGCGACGGCATGATTGTCGCCGTGGGCATGGGTCGCAATGTGGGGGCGGTAGCCGATAACGTGTTTTTGCCGGTGACGCGCAACTGCACGTTTGTCTGCGCCATCGGCGGTTCGCTCAAGGCCGGCGAATACATGAACCCTGACCATATCTGCCGACGCCTGGCCCTGCGCTTTGGTGGTGAGAGCGAAAGCCTGTACGCCCCAGCGCTGGTGGCCAACCCGGAACTGCGCAGCGTGCTGATCAGCAACGACACCGTACGCTCCACCCTCGACCGCGCACGGCGGGCCGACATGGCGCTGATCGGCATTGGTGACATGAGCGAGAACAGCAACATGGTGCGCATGGGCTGGTTCTCGCCCCAGGAAATCGCCCAGGCGCGCTTGTCCGGCACCGTGGGCGACATGATGGGCTACGACTTTATCGACATCCATGGCCAGCCGGCGGTCAACGCCATTCAAGGGCGAGTGATCGGCTTGACGGTACAGGAGTTGTTCCGCATTCCCGATGTGGTGGCAATCGCCAGTGAAAATACCAAGGCGGCGGCGACGCTGGGGGCGTTGCGCTCGGGGGTGATCAATACCCTGGCGACCACGGTGACCAATGCCCACACCATCCTGGCGCTGGACGACGCAACCCGCAAAACCTGA
- the rpiB gene encoding ribose 5-phosphate isomerase B, protein MNTPFPVAIGCDEAGFELKELLKRHIEALGYPVTDFGTHSTAPVLYPDIALAVATAINAGQQRLGVLVCGTGIGMAISANKVLGIRAAQAHDTYSAERARKSNDAQILSIGARVVGAELAKSIVTAFLASEFEAARSGAKVERINAIERDGHQ, encoded by the coding sequence ATGAACACACCTTTCCCGGTGGCTATCGGATGTGACGAAGCGGGTTTTGAGCTCAAGGAGCTGTTGAAGCGCCATATCGAGGCGCTGGGGTATCCGGTGACCGACTTTGGCACCCACTCCACGGCGCCGGTGCTCTACCCGGATATTGCGCTAGCGGTGGCCACGGCCATCAACGCCGGGCAGCAGCGCCTGGGTGTGCTGGTGTGTGGCACGGGCATCGGCATGGCCATCTCGGCCAATAAGGTGTTGGGGATTCGCGCAGCCCAGGCCCATGACACCTATTCGGCAGAACGGGCGCGCAAGAGCAACGATGCGCAGATCCTGTCCATCGGTGCGCGGGTGGTGGGAGCGGAGCTGGCCAAGAGCATCGTCACCGCGTTTCTGGCCTCGGAGTTCGAGGCGGCGCGGTCCGGGGCCAAGGTCGAGCGCATCAATGCCATTGAGCGTGATGGGCATCAGTAG